The DNA sequence AGATTTAATCTTAATGACGCCGGAAAAGTTTAAAAAGCAGCATAATATTGAGGTTCGTGTCAATAGCGAAGTAGTGAGGATCAAAAGAGATGAAAAGAAAATAGTTGTTCGAAACTTGTCGACCGGCGAAGAATATGAGGAGCGTTATGATAAGTTGATTCTGGCACCAGGTGCAAGGCCTGTCTTGCCCAAGAGCATTGAGGGTTTAGATCGTCCTAACGTATTCACGCTACGAAATGTAGTAGATGTGGCTAGAATAAAGAACTACATTGAGAGCAATAAGATAAATGACATAACAGTTGTGGGCGGCGGATACGTTGGGATCGAGGTCACTGAGAACTTGAGGATAGCAGGCTACAACGTAAGTTTAATCGAGGCCATGGATCAGGTCATGGCTCCTTTTGATTACGACATGGCCCAAATACTACACAAGGAACTTTATGATAATGGTGTCAACTTGATATTAAATGATTCTGTGGTTAAGATTTTTGACGATTCGGTGGAATTGAAGTCCGGTAGAAAGATTAAGTCCGGTGCTGTGATAATGGCAGTTGGGGTACGCCCGGAAACCAAATTGGCTGAAGAAACTGGCCTTGAGATTGGCGAAACCGGTGGCATTAAAGTAGATGCAAATTACAGGACAAGCGATAGGGATATATATGCTGTTGGAGACGCAATTGAGATATATAACTGCATCAATCGCAAGCCAACAATATTAGCTTTGGCAGAACCGGCTCAAATGCAAGCCAGGGCTGCAGCAGACCACATATATAACATTCCTCATTCCAACAAAGGCGTAATAGGGTCCTCCGTCGTGAGGGTTTTCAGCTTGAATGCCGCATGCACGGGGATCAATGAGAAGACCGCCAAGGCCTGTGGAATTCCCTACGATTTCGTTTACATAATACCAAATGATAAAGTGAGCTTGATGCCCAACTGCAATCCTCTTCACCTTAAGTTAATATATGAATATCCAACCGGGAAAATTTTAGGAGCACAGGCCATAGGAAAGGGAGCTGCGGATAAGAGGATAGACGTAATCGCCGCTATGATTCGCATGGGTGCTACGTTAGAGGACTTGAAGGAGCTGGAATTGAGCTATTCGCCTTTGTATAATACGGCAAAGGATCCCGTGAATATCGCAGCGCTGGTTGGACTCAACTTGTTGCATGGCCGCTTCAGGCAGGTTCCGGTTACCAAGGTTAGGGAATTGGTGGAATCTGGTGCCTACATAATTGACGTACGAGAAAAGGATGAATACGAGAAGGGTCATCTCAAGAATGCGGTAAATATACCCTTGAGTGTGCTGAGAAATAGAATCGACGAAGTTCCTAAGGATCGTCCCGTTTACGTGCATTGCCGGTCCGGACAACGCAGTTACTACGCTGTAATGGCCTTACAGGGAAGAGGTTTTGAAAACGTTTACAATATTTCGGGATCGTTTTTAGGTATTTGTTGCTATGAATATTACATGGATCAGGTAACGGGAAGAGAAAGAATCGTCACAGATTATAATTTTAAGTAAACTGAGTAGGACCAATTTAATAAAAAGGGCTATCCATAAGATGGAGGCCCTTTTTATTTTCCCTACAGATATCCAAGCATATGATTGACTCAAAACCTTTCGTAAATTTTATTCGTCATCTTCAAATATAAGATATACTGTGTATAGTAGAGGCATAGCAGTTGTTTTGCGTGAAAAAGAAAAGCCATTAGACAGGGGAGGCATTTGAGGATGCTGGACAGAAATAAGGTGCAGGAAATTTCGAAGGACCTGCAAATTAAGGGAATTGATGCCCTTCTTTTGGGGCCGGGGGATGATTTGGAATATTTAGGCGGACTTAAAACTGGAGAATGCGAACGATTTAAGGGGCTTTTTATATTGTCGAACGGTAAATACTTTTACGTCACGCCCTATTTATACTTGGAAGAATTTGAGGCTGCTTTTGGCAAGGACACACCGGCATATATATGGGAAGATAAAGATTGGTTTTATCCAACATTAGCAAGAGCCATGGACGATTTTGATCTTAACGGTAAACAAATTGCGGTTAACTATGGGATACGTGCGGTGGATGCTATCGAGATAGCCGATAGACACAGAGTAAAGTTGGTAAATGGCTGGCATTTTCTGGACAAGATGAGGATAATCAAAAGCCCCTCTGAAGTAGAGAAACTTGAAAGGGCAACTCAAATTTCCGATGCGGCCTTTAAGGAACTTTTAGGTTTTATAAGACCAGGAATGACGGAGGGTGAGATCAAGAAGCAACTTATCGATCTTTTTGAGAAGCATGGAGCTGACGGCCCTGCCTTTGATATCATAGTCGCGCGAAGGGAAAATGCATCAAAGCCCCATTACAACGGCTCAAAAGGAGTTATAGGGGAACGCGATCTTGTGCTCGTTGACTTTGGGTGTAGGTATGAAAGCTACTGTTCGGACACTACCCGTACCGTTTTCGTAGGCGAGCCGACAGAAGAAGAAAAGAAGCTTTACGAGATAGTCTTGCAGGCCCAGGAGGCTGGTGAAGCTGCGGTAAGGCCTGGAGTTCCGGCCGAAGAGGTGGACAGGGCGGCAAGGAAGGTCATAGAAGATACTGGTTACGGTAAATATTTCAACACCAGGCTGGGCCACGGCATAGGCGTTGCAGTTCACGAGGCTCCATATATTATGGAAGGCAACAAGATGCCCCTGGAACCGGGCATGGCCTTCAGCATAGAGCCTGGAATTTACATCCCTGGCAAGATAGGGATTCGCATCGAAAATATCGTTGTCGTGACAAAGGATGGTTGCAAGCCTCTTTCCAAACTACCTAAGGAAATCACGGTTATTTGACGTCTCTTTAATTGGTCTATATACTATTGTGTAAGCAGCATTTAGAGATAATCTTGGGGAGGTGTTGTTGGTATGGGCAAGCGGTTAGGCAAAAAAGTTATGTGGCTAACGGCCATTGCGCTGTTGGTTGGGTTTATGTCCTGCGGCGCTGCTTACTGTGAGGAAAAGGTGATAAAGATCGGTACGCTTTTTCCTCTAACGGGACCCGTGGCGCTGGCAGGGCAAAGATGCAAGGCAGCGGTAGAAGCTGCGGTTGACCTCATAAACAACTCCTATCCGAACATTCCTGTACCCCTAGCTGCCCAAAAGGGCTTATTGGGTGGACACAAGATCGTCTTAGTCCATGCAGACCACCAGGGCAAACCAGACGTCGGTAAAAGCGAGGCCGAGCGCCTTTATGATCAGGAAGGAGTCTTTGCCGTCATTGGAAGTTATAACAGCGCCGTCACAAAACCGGCAAGCCTCGTGGCAGAGCGTAGAAAGAAAATATTTATGTGCGGCTGCTCCAGCTCTGCCGAACTGACCAAGAGAGGAACTAGGTACTTTTTCCGCATAGCTCCAACGGATGAGACGGAATCCATCGAATTCGTGAATTTCATTAAATGGCTCAACGAGACTAAGGGGACCAACTATAAGACCTTTGGAGTAATTTATGAAAATACCGAGTTCGGCAAGCATGCCGCTCAAGAAGCAAAGAAAGCCATAGAGGCAGCAGGATTCCAGTATGTTGCTGATGTTGCTTTCAATCCGGGTGCCACAAACCTAAATAGCGAAGTGCAGATGCTAAAGGGTAAAAACCCTGACGTGGTATTTGGAGCTTGCCTTGGCGCCGACTACATCCTTTGGATTAAGACCATGAAGCAGATGTCATGGCTTCCCAAGGTTTCTCTCAACTATTGTTCCGGGTATCAAGATCCTCTGATTGCAAAACAATTGGGAGGGGACGGAGATTACTTCATGGGGACAACGGGTTATTCTCCTGAATTGGCAGAACTGATGCCGGCTGTTGCCCCTGTCGAGGAAATCTACAAAAAGAAGATAAACCCCCCAGTTCCATTTGATAGCGATAGTATCCAGGAAGCCGTGGCAATGCTAGTTTTAGCGCAGGCAATAGAAAAGGTGGGTTCGCTTGATACGGAAAAGATCGTGGATGCCTTGTATGCTAACGAGTGGGATTCGCCGCTATCTCTAGGCGGCAAGGTGGCCTTTGCCCCAGGTGGCCAGAATATAAAGGCCATGAGCATAGTTACCCAGCTCGTCGGCGGACAATATAAGCGCGTATTCCCCGAGCAATTTGCCAACTTTGAGCCAGTAGTTCCTATGCCTTCTTGGGATAAGCGCAAATAACGGTTTATTTGAACAGGCCCAAGGGGGAGGGCTTCGTCATAGAGGCCTTCTCCCTTGATTAAAACTGGGGAGGAGTCGACGATGGCCGTATTTCTTCAGGTTGTGCTCGATGGCTTGCTCAACGGCATGCTTTACGCGCTCGTAACTATTGGACTGTCTTTGATATGGGGCGTCATGGACATCATCAATTTTGCCCATGGCGAATTTTTAATGATAGCCATGTATGTAAGTTATTGGCTAGGTTTTTTGATGCACGTGGATCCATTAATTTCCTGGATCGCTTCGGGGATATTCGTCTTTTTGTTATCTGTGATAGTTTATAAATTGATAGTTAGTCAGCTAATCGGTAAACCTGCCCTTTCGGCATTACTTGCTACTTTTGGGCTATCTATGCTCCTTAAAAACATATGTCTGAACAGGTTTTCGCCAAATTTTAAGCTTTTGTCCGATACTTATCTGGGAGGTAAGGTCATACAGCTTGGAAATAATTTAATTCTTTCT is a window from the Acetomicrobium flavidum genome containing:
- a CDS encoding FAD-dependent oxidoreductase: MGKRILIVGGVAGGASAAARLRRLDELAEIIMFERGPHVSFSNCALPFHLSGIVKNSEDLILMTPEKFKKQHNIEVRVNSEVVRIKRDEKKIVVRNLSTGEEYEERYDKLILAPGARPVLPKSIEGLDRPNVFTLRNVVDVARIKNYIESNKINDITVVGGGYVGIEVTENLRIAGYNVSLIEAMDQVMAPFDYDMAQILHKELYDNGVNLILNDSVVKIFDDSVELKSGRKIKSGAVIMAVGVRPETKLAEETGLEIGETGGIKVDANYRTSDRDIYAVGDAIEIYNCINRKPTILALAEPAQMQARAAADHIYNIPHSNKGVIGSSVVRVFSLNAACTGINEKTAKACGIPYDFVYIIPNDKVSLMPNCNPLHLKLIYEYPTGKILGAQAIGKGAADKRIDVIAAMIRMGATLEDLKELELSYSPLYNTAKDPVNIAALVGLNLLHGRFRQVPVTKVRELVESGAYIIDVREKDEYEKGHLKNAVNIPLSVLRNRIDEVPKDRPVYVHCRSGQRSYYAVMALQGRGFENVYNISGSFLGICCYEYYMDQVTGRERIVTDYNFK
- a CDS encoding M24 family metallopeptidase; this translates as MLDRNKVQEISKDLQIKGIDALLLGPGDDLEYLGGLKTGECERFKGLFILSNGKYFYVTPYLYLEEFEAAFGKDTPAYIWEDKDWFYPTLARAMDDFDLNGKQIAVNYGIRAVDAIEIADRHRVKLVNGWHFLDKMRIIKSPSEVEKLERATQISDAAFKELLGFIRPGMTEGEIKKQLIDLFEKHGADGPAFDIIVARRENASKPHYNGSKGVIGERDLVLVDFGCRYESYCSDTTRTVFVGEPTEEEKKLYEIVLQAQEAGEAAVRPGVPAEEVDRAARKVIEDTGYGKYFNTRLGHGIGVAVHEAPYIMEGNKMPLEPGMAFSIEPGIYIPGKIGIRIENIVVVTKDGCKPLSKLPKEITVI
- a CDS encoding ABC transporter substrate-binding protein — encoded protein: MGKRLGKKVMWLTAIALLVGFMSCGAAYCEEKVIKIGTLFPLTGPVALAGQRCKAAVEAAVDLINNSYPNIPVPLAAQKGLLGGHKIVLVHADHQGKPDVGKSEAERLYDQEGVFAVIGSYNSAVTKPASLVAERRKKIFMCGCSSSAELTKRGTRYFFRIAPTDETESIEFVNFIKWLNETKGTNYKTFGVIYENTEFGKHAAQEAKKAIEAAGFQYVADVAFNPGATNLNSEVQMLKGKNPDVVFGACLGADYILWIKTMKQMSWLPKVSLNYCSGYQDPLIAKQLGGDGDYFMGTTGYSPELAELMPAVAPVEEIYKKKINPPVPFDSDSIQEAVAMLVLAQAIEKVGSLDTEKIVDALYANEWDSPLSLGGKVAFAPGGQNIKAMSIVTQLVGGQYKRVFPEQFANFEPVVPMPSWDKRK